TGAGCCCGGCGCCTACGGCGTGATCACCTCGCCGAAGTCCGTCCGCAACGGGATCAACGAGTACCTCTCGGGCTACCTCGACAACGAGAACATGCGGATCCGACCGGATCCCATCGAGTTCGAGGAACACGCCCCGCGGTCCGCGACGCGCGGCGACGTGCTCGTCGACTACCCCGACCTCACGAAGAGCTACGGCGAGGGCGAGTTCAGCCTCGAGGTCGAGGGCGGCCAGATCCGCGAGAACGAGGTGCTCGGCATCGTCGGTCCCAACGGGATCGGGAAGTCGACGTTCGCGAAGCTGCTGACGGGCGACCTCGAGCTGGACGAGGGAGACGCGGATCTCGATCTGGACATCTCGTACAAGCCCCAGTACGTCACCATCGACCAGCACATGCGGGTCGACGCCTTCCTCTCGTCGATCACGGACCAGTTCGGCTCCTCGTACTGGAACACCGAGATCGCCCAGCCGCTCCAGTTAGAGCGCATCATGGAGCAGAACCTCTCGGACCTCTCCGGCGGTGAGCGCCAGCGGGTCGCCATCGCGGCCTGCCTGTCGGATTCCGCCGACCTCTACCTGCTCGACGAGCCGTCCGCACACCTCGACGTCGAACAGCGGGTGCAGGCGACGAGCGCGATCCGGCGCTACGCCGAACAGCAGGACGCTACCGTGATGGTCATCGACCACGACATCTACATGATCGACCTGCTCGCCGACCGACTGATGGTCTTCGACGGCGAGCCCGCAGTTCGCGGCCGAGCCGGCCAGCCACAGCCGATGCGCGACGGGATGAACGAGTTCCTCGCGAACCTCGAGGTCACGTTCCGCCGGGACAAGCGGACGTCGCGTCCGCGGATCAACAAGCCGGACTCACAGCTGGATCGCGAGCAAAAACGAGAGGGCGAGTACTACTACGCGCCCTGACCGGCGATTAAAAAAACGGTACTCAGCGAAACCGTTACTCCTGTCTCGAGAGGAGGTCACCCCGCTGTTCTCGCAGTTCGTCGATTCGTGACTGGGCGGTCAGCCGGCCCTCACCGATCGCCGAGCCGACGAGCGCACCGACGGCCGCACCGGAACTCGCAGCGCTCCTGCTGAACAGTCCGCCGATTCCACCGCCGATCGCGGCGCCGATAGCTGCGTACCGTGCTCGACTGAGCACCAGTTCGAGTTGCTGTTTTACCATGTGCGATACTCTATTCGGAAGCGAAATAAACGTGTTCCCGGAGAGTCGCAACCACGAACACGAACGGGCGCGATATCGACGTTCGCAGCCGGTGCGATGGCGACACACGAACCCGCAGTTCGGTATGCTGGCGACGCACTGGTGACGACGAACAGGCCGTCTCGGGCAGGGCCCCCTTCGAACGACTCGCGGTCGAGTTCCACGAGTCCTCGAAGACGGTCCGGACGCGCTGCTCGGCGGAAAGTTCGGCCGCTTCGACGGCGATACACGGTTCTTTCCCCGTCAGAAAGTTCGCGTGCGCAGAGACGGTTCTCGTCCTTACACCCCTGGTAGCCCCGCTCGAGCGGACTCGAGCGATCGAGCGCGGCGACGGTGGAACTCTCGTCGTCGAGCGCACGACGACCCTCCACGAACGCCGCCGTGAAATCGTCGAGGAAACAGACTGTGACGAACGGGGCGCAATCAAGCGCATCGTCGGCGACGGGCAGCGATTCGGCGACGCCGCGGACGGGTCGACACCACGGTCGCGGGCGCGCTCGAGCGGGTTCAGTGTGAGATCGATACCGACGGAGATACCGAGCGGAGCGACGAAGCGGACGGTTCCGACGCCGATCTCGAGGCGCGCTCGCGGGCCGATCCGTCGGGAAGAACGCGATCGATCGCGGCCTGGTCCGTCAGGTGAGCGGTCTCGTTCGCGTCGAATCAGTCGTCGTACGCTCCGGGATGCGTTTCGAACGGGTGAGCCGTCGTCATCGGCCGCCGAGAGACGCGCCGAGCAGGAGAGTTCGGAGAATGGTCCGGATAACTCTGATCGATGTATTCAGTGGAATAAACGCTGACAGCTGCCACAGAGGTTCTCTTCTTTGATGTCGACCTCTCGAACCGTCGGAGAGAAGTTCATCACGCAGCGGTTGTTGTCGCAGTGTTCGAGCCCGTAGGTGTGGCCGATCTCGTGGACGATCTCCTTTCGAACGCGGTTCTCGAAGATCTCGCTCGAGCTCTTGTTCGAGAAGCCGCCGTCGCTCGAAGTCTGGAGGCGGTAGGTGGAGACGACGCTGCCGCTGCCGTCGAGGTACGCGAGCCCGAAGACGTAGTTTCGACGCCGGTAGAAGAGGTCGTGTGGCGTGATCGCGATGTTCTTCTCTCCGCGGCCGACGCGTTCGGCGAGCTGGATGAACGTCTCGGCGCAGTACTGGTTCCGTCCGGAGTCGTACGCACCGGTCGGGACCGACTGCGAGTCGTTGACCGTAACGTCGCAGTCGTAGACCGATCGCAGCGCGGTGGAGGCAGCCCGCTTGACCTCTGCGGGCACGCTGCCGACCGGCACGATATCGACGAGCATAGCAACTGCTATGATGGCGGGTGGCATAAACGTCCCGCCATGGCGACTCCCTGCCGTGATCCCGCGACGATCGAAGCACATCTTGCGACGTACGACCGGGCGGTCGAGGTCGGCATCGGACGCCGAACCGATCTGGCAGCGGCGCTCGTCGACGCGGGAGTGGCCGTAACGGCGACGGACGTCTACCAGCGCGACGTCCCCGAAGGCGTCCGGTTCGTTCGCGACGATATCGTCGATCCCGATCCGCAGGTCTACGCGGACGCCGACGCGATGTACGCCCGAAACCTGCCGCCGGAGCTCCACCGACCGGCGCTCGAAGTCGCCGAACGCGCGGACGCCGAGTTCCTGTTCACGACGCTGGGTAGCGATCAGCCGGCGATTCCGGTCGAGCGACGAACGGTCCGGAAGGGGACGCTGTACGTCGCTCGCACGGCGCCGCGGTAAGACGCGAAGGTATTAGTGGGGTGCGCGAGAGTTGCTCGAGCAATGAACAGCGAGTACGTGATCTACGCCGTCGCTGCGGTGGTTCTCGTTGCAGTGCTCGCACTCGCGGTGATGGGAATCGAGTACCTCCTCAGATACGCGTACCATCTCTTTACGTTCCCCGGCGTCGTCGCCCACGAGTTCGCTCACGCGACCGCCTGCAGGGCCGTCGGCGTGCCGGTGCTCGAGGTCGTCTACTTCCGGTTCGACGATCCGCCCGGATACGTCCGTCACGTCAATCCCGCACGCTATCGCCAGTCCGTCATCATCAGCGTCGCTCCGTTTCTCGTCAACACGATCGTGGCGTTCGGCTCGTTCCTCGGTCTGGGCGTCCTCGTATCGATGACCGAGAGTCTCGGCACGGCCCAGATCGAGACGATCGTCGCGGGAATCGTGCTCACCTGGATCGGGCTCTCCGTCGGGATGCACGCGTTTCCGAGCACCACCGACGCGAAGACGCTGTGGGACCGGTCCCGACAGGAGTGGCGGCGCTCGCCGATCGTCCTGCTCGGGATTCCGGTCGTCGCCCTGATCTACGTCGTCAACCTGCTCTCCTGGCTGTGGGCGCACTTCTTCTACGCGCTCGGCCTGCTCGTCACGGCGCTCTATCTCGTCTGGACGCTGCTATTTTGAATCCCGGGCGCTCCTGCCCCGAATCCGACCGCCTTTATCCCCGGGAGCACCTTCGAGTCGGTATGAACGCAGATGCCGTCGTCCTCGACATCGACGGAGTGCTCGTCGACGTCGCCGACTCCTACCGTCGAGCGATCGTCGACTCCGTCGAACGCGTCTACGATCGAACGATCCGCAAGGAAGACATACAGCAGTTCAAGAACGCGGGCGGGTTCAACAACGACTGGGAGCTGACATACGCCGCCGCGCTCTACGTGCTGGCGACCGAAGAGGGGTACCGCGGGTCGATCGACGAGTTCACCGACGCGATCGCCGCCGAGGGTGGCGGCCTCGAGGCCGCCGAAACCGTCGTCCGCGAGGCGATCGGCGCCCGGGCGACCCAGCGGGTGACGGAGCGCTGGGACCGCGACGGGCTCCGAGACGTTTTCCAGCAACTGTACCTCGGCGCCGACCTCTACCGCGGCCTCGAGGGCGGCGAACCCGAGATCGAGAGTCGCGGCTTCATCCACGACGAGCCGGTGATCCTCGAGGCCGACGTCCGGGACGCCCTCCTGGAGCGCTACGACGTCGGCGTCCTGACCGGCCGC
This DNA window, taken from Natronococcus sp. CG52, encodes the following:
- a CDS encoding ribosome biogenesis/translation initiation ATPase RLI, coding for MADDSIAVVDLDRCQPDRCSYECKNYCPPNRTGKECITLRGDETPQGQPDQVHISEEICLGETCGICVEKCPFDAIEIINLPQELQDDPVHRYGENAFSLYGLPAPQEGKVTGILGPNGIGKTTAVRILAGDLEPNLGRHDEDVGWDDVLEAYRGTELQDYIADVRDSEVTVAQKPQYVDQIPETFDGNTRELLERTDERGALDSLVERLSIGPVMEQSIDDLSGGELQRVAIAATLARDTDFYFLDEVTPYLDIGQRVTAARLIQELAEEEDKSMLVVEHDLAILDLLADTLHVAYGEPGAYGVITSPKSVRNGINEYLSGYLDNENMRIRPDPIEFEEHAPRSATRGDVLVDYPDLTKSYGEGEFSLEVEGGQIRENEVLGIVGPNGIGKSTFAKLLTGDLELDEGDADLDLDISYKPQYVTIDQHMRVDAFLSSITDQFGSSYWNTEIAQPLQLERIMEQNLSDLSGGERQRVAIAACLSDSADLYLLDEPSAHLDVEQRVQATSAIRRYAEQQDATVMVIDHDIYMIDLLADRLMVFDGEPAVRGRAGQPQPMRDGMNEFLANLEVTFRRDKRTSRPRINKPDSQLDREQKREGEYYYAP
- a CDS encoding archaemetzincin family Zn-dependent metalloprotease, with product MLVDIVPVGSVPAEVKRAASTALRSVYDCDVTVNDSQSVPTGAYDSGRNQYCAETFIQLAERVGRGEKNIAITPHDLFYRRRNYVFGLAYLDGSGSVVSTYRLQTSSDGGFSNKSSSEIFENRVRKEIVHEIGHTYGLEHCDNNRCVMNFSPTVREVDIKEENLCGSCQRLFH
- a CDS encoding UPF0146 family protein — translated: MATPCRDPATIEAHLATYDRAVEVGIGRRTDLAAALVDAGVAVTATDVYQRDVPEGVRFVRDDIVDPDPQVYADADAMYARNLPPELHRPALEVAERADAEFLFTTLGSDQPAIPVERRTVRKGTLYVARTAPR
- a CDS encoding metalloprotease family protein — encoded protein: MNSEYVIYAVAAVVLVAVLALAVMGIEYLLRYAYHLFTFPGVVAHEFAHATACRAVGVPVLEVVYFRFDDPPGYVRHVNPARYRQSVIISVAPFLVNTIVAFGSFLGLGVLVSMTESLGTAQIETIVAGIVLTWIGLSVGMHAFPSTTDAKTLWDRSRQEWRRSPIVLLGIPVVALIYVVNLLSWLWAHFFYALGLLVTALYLVWTLLF
- a CDS encoding TIGR01548 family HAD-type hydrolase; this translates as MNADAVVLDIDGVLVDVADSYRRAIVDSVERVYDRTIRKEDIQQFKNAGGFNNDWELTYAAALYVLATEEGYRGSIDEFTDAIAAEGGGLEAAETVVREAIGARATQRVTERWDRDGLRDVFQQLYLGADLYRGLEGGEPEIESRGFIHDEPVILEADVRDALLERYDVGVLTGRPEAEAEIALERVGLEGEIPHEHRFTMDDWEEGKPHPRALTALADRFGSERVVFVGDTLDDVRTANNAREADPRREYDGIGVLTGGLTGEEGRRAYEAEDAAAVLESVNELPALLE